A portion of the Synergistaceae bacterium genome contains these proteins:
- a CDS encoding YitT family protein has protein sequence MKKFFRAFFAVIFDAIKQDWKGVLVIIFASLLQAFAVNYFTLHYKFPDLGVSGIAVLTNYMFGISPNWVILTGNILLVIWAWRDLTVRFLALTLTAIFTFSTGLQIFANFPLPLPDDKFMATVITGLIKGFAGGLMLNVGGSGGGTDIIAVALRKRHGIEIGKFSIILNLVIISLSIGVIGLESAVYGIVGLYVNGVTVDNITHSFDKRKQAFIITNIPDEVSKFITDLGKGVTRLEGKGGYTGQPRPVLLTLLEPRHVIMLKRFLREHDDKAFVSICDASEVLGRGFKSWRSL, from the coding sequence ATGAAAAAATTTTTCCGGGCATTCTTTGCCGTAATCTTTGACGCAATCAAACAGGACTGGAAGGGAGTACTTGTCATAATTTTCGCGAGTCTTCTTCAGGCCTTTGCTGTAAATTATTTCACACTGCATTATAAATTTCCTGATTTAGGCGTGTCAGGTATAGCAGTACTTACTAATTACATGTTTGGAATTTCGCCGAACTGGGTAATCTTGACCGGAAATATTTTATTAGTCATATGGGCATGGCGTGATTTGACAGTGAGATTTCTTGCTTTGACTTTAACGGCGATATTTACATTTTCGACGGGACTGCAGATTTTCGCAAATTTTCCGCTGCCTCTACCTGATGACAAATTCATGGCTACTGTTATTACGGGATTAATAAAAGGCTTTGCGGGCGGCTTGATGTTGAACGTTGGAGGCTCAGGAGGCGGGACAGATATAATTGCTGTTGCTTTGCGTAAACGACACGGAATAGAGATCGGCAAATTTTCTATAATTCTGAATCTCGTAATAATTTCGCTTTCAATAGGCGTTATAGGTCTTGAGTCAGCAGTTTACGGGATTGTCGGCTTATATGTGAACGGCGTTACAGTTGATAATATTACTCACAGTTTTGATAAACGCAAGCAGGCATTTATAATCACAAATATTCCCGACGAAGTAAGCAAATTCATAACTGATTTAGGCAAGGGAGTAACGAGACTTGAGGGTAAAGGAGGCTATACAGGCCAGCCCAGACCGGTTTTATTAACACTTTTAGAGCCCAGACATGTAATAATGCTCAAGCGTTTTTTACGTGAACATGATGATAAAGCATTTGTATCAATTTGCGACGCTTCAGAAGTATTAGGGCGGGGCTTTAAGAGTTGGAGGTCATTATAA
- a CDS encoding ABC transporter substrate-binding protein, with the protein MRKILAALILVCMLCSAAFADDEIIKVGIFNCLTGQNAFGGQLELEGTQLAHSLFPEIAGKKVELVIVDNKSDKVEAANAVTRLIENDKVNAIIGTYGSSLAMAGGEVAEKAGIPVIGTSCTNPLVTQGKKFYFRVCFIDPFQGAGAATYAFKNLNAKRAATLIDISNDYSVGLGKFFRDSFKKMGGQVVANLNYQTGDTDFTAQLTALIAADPEVVFLPAYFAEGAIVLKQAKELGAKFKFIGADAMDNPEIVTLGGDAVEGFLHTTFAYDPSMPEMNPVAKAFTEEWNKIHPDKAPNVNCALGYDCYIMLKDAIERAGSTDPAKIRDALETVKDLPTVTGMTTINATHDAEKDMGIVEIRDGKKTFIGIVKPEV; encoded by the coding sequence ATGCGTAAAATTTTAGCGGCGTTAATTCTTGTATGTATGCTTTGCAGTGCTGCATTTGCTGATGATGAGATTATCAAAGTCGGTATATTCAATTGCTTGACTGGTCAAAATGCTTTCGGCGGTCAGTTAGAGCTTGAGGGGACTCAATTAGCGCATTCTTTATTTCCTGAAATAGCCGGCAAAAAAGTGGAGCTTGTTATAGTCGATAATAAGTCCGACAAGGTAGAAGCAGCAAACGCAGTAACACGCCTGATCGAGAATGACAAAGTTAATGCGATAATCGGCACTTATGGATCGTCCCTAGCAATGGCAGGCGGAGAAGTTGCCGAGAAAGCCGGGATTCCCGTAATCGGGACTTCATGCACTAATCCGCTTGTAACTCAGGGCAAAAAATTTTATTTCCGTGTATGCTTCATTGACCCATTTCAAGGCGCAGGGGCAGCAACTTACGCATTTAAGAATTTAAACGCAAAGAGAGCGGCGACTTTAATCGACATTTCTAATGATTACAGCGTAGGGCTCGGGAAGTTTTTCAGGGATTCATTCAAGAAAATGGGCGGCCAAGTTGTTGCTAATTTGAACTATCAGACGGGCGACACGGATTTTACAGCGCAGTTAACAGCTCTTATCGCGGCAGATCCTGAAGTCGTATTCTTACCGGCATATTTTGCAGAGGGTGCTATTGTGTTAAAGCAGGCAAAGGAACTCGGCGCAAAATTTAAATTTATCGGTGCGGACGCTATGGACAACCCCGAAATTGTAACACTCGGCGGCGATGCTGTAGAAGGTTTCTTACACACTACATTTGCGTATGATCCTTCAATGCCCGAAATGAATCCGGTAGCAAAGGCCTTCACTGAAGAATGGAATAAGATTCACCCTGACAAAGCCCCTAACGTAAATTGCGCGCTCGGTTATGACTGTTATATCATGTTGAAGGACGCAATCGAGAGAGCAGGAAGCACTGACCCCGCAAAAATTCGCGATGCACTCGAAACAGTTAAAGATCTTCCTACAGTTACAGGAATGACTACGATAAACGCGACTCATGACGCAGAGAAAGATATGGGAATTGTTGAGATTCGCGATGGCAAGAAAACTTTTATCGGAATAGTTAAACCTGAAGTATAA
- a CDS encoding ABC transporter ATP-binding protein, producing the protein MRVLTVRNLNVNYGAIHAVKNVSLEINYGEIVTLIGANGAGKSSVIRAIMGLVKAHDGTIIYNSPRDNKAVSLIGKPAEDHVKLGISLSPEGRRILPHLTVQENLNLGAYIREDSQGIAQDLEYVYSLFPRLKERRKQKGGTLSGGEQQMLAVARALMSRPDLLMLDEPSLGLAPILVDEVFEVIKTINSQGRTILLVEQNAFAALKIAHKAYVLEVGAVSLSGTGAELLNNPEVKAAYLGG; encoded by the coding sequence ATGAGAGTCTTGACAGTTAGAAATTTAAATGTAAATTACGGTGCTATTCACGCAGTAAAAAATGTCTCACTTGAGATAAATTACGGCGAAATCGTTACACTGATAGGCGCGAACGGTGCAGGAAAATCAAGCGTAATACGTGCAATAATGGGACTCGTTAAAGCTCATGACGGGACAATAATTTATAATTCACCGCGTGATAATAAAGCAGTCTCGTTAATAGGCAAACCCGCAGAAGATCACGTAAAGCTGGGAATTTCTCTAAGTCCTGAAGGCCGGCGAATTCTACCGCATTTGACAGTGCAGGAAAATTTGAATCTCGGCGCATATATTCGTGAGGACTCGCAGGGGATCGCGCAAGATTTAGAGTATGTATATTCACTATTTCCGAGACTCAAAGAAAGACGCAAACAAAAAGGCGGGACTCTTTCAGGCGGTGAACAGCAAATGTTAGCAGTCGCACGGGCATTAATGAGTCGTCCGGATTTGTTGATGCTTGATGAGCCTTCACTGGGACTCGCGCCGATTCTAGTAGACGAAGTTTTTGAGGTAATCAAGACGATTAATTCACAGGGACGAACTATTTTACTTGTCGAGCAAAACGCATTTGCAGCCCTGAAAATAGCTCATAAAGCATATGTCTTAGAAGTCGGAGCAGTGAGTCTATCAGGTACAGGCGCGGAACTCTTGAATAATCCCGAAGTCAAGGCGGCATATTTAGGCGGATAA
- a CDS encoding branched-chain amino acid ABC transporter permease, giving the protein MNLNIFVQHFINALSLGSLYGLVAVGYTMVYGILRLINFAHGDIFMLGAYFVYFATIVYALPWAVGVVIAIILTTICGLLVDRIAYKPLREAPRISALISAIGVSFFIENFAVVVFTGMPRPVVQPKILMTPIILSGDIRVIPLGILVPVVAFILVGALLWLLYRTKPGLAMRAISFDIEATRMLGVSVNKIIALAFGLGSALAAVAGIMWALRYPRVEPFMGMTPGIKAFIAAVFGGIGSVPGAMIGGLILGFVEIMSVAFFPTLSGYKDAFAFLLLILILLFRPTGLLGEKLEDKI; this is encoded by the coding sequence TTGAATCTGAATATATTTGTGCAGCATTTTATTAATGCGTTGAGTCTAGGCTCGTTATATGGGCTCGTTGCAGTCGGCTATACAATGGTATACGGGATTTTGCGTTTAATAAATTTTGCACACGGAGATATTTTCATGTTAGGAGCATATTTTGTATATTTTGCTACGATTGTGTATGCTTTGCCGTGGGCTGTAGGTGTAGTAATTGCTATAATTTTGACGACTATATGCGGGCTCTTAGTTGATAGAATTGCTTACAAGCCATTGAGAGAAGCTCCCAGAATTTCCGCACTAATAAGCGCAATCGGAGTATCATTCTTTATAGAAAATTTCGCCGTAGTTGTCTTTACAGGAATGCCCCGCCCAGTTGTACAGCCTAAAATTTTAATGACTCCTATAATATTATCCGGTGATATTCGCGTGATTCCCTTGGGAATTCTCGTTCCTGTTGTTGCGTTTATCTTAGTCGGCGCGTTATTATGGCTGCTTTATAGGACAAAGCCGGGGCTTGCTATGCGTGCTATTTCGTTCGACATTGAGGCGACTAGAATGTTAGGCGTTTCTGTGAATAAAATTATAGCTCTTGCATTTGGACTCGGTTCAGCTTTGGCAGCAGTTGCCGGCATAATGTGGGCTTTGCGTTATCCCCGTGTTGAGCCTTTTATGGGAATGACTCCGGGAATTAAGGCATTTATCGCGGCAGTATTCGGCGGAATCGGGTCAGTTCCGGGCGCAATGATAGGCGGGCTGATTCTGGGCTTTGTCGAAATCATGTCAGTAGCATTCTTCCCGACTCTGTCAGGCTACAAAGATGCATTTGCGTTTTTGCTTTTAATCCTGATATTATTATTCAGGCCGACGGGCTTATTAGGCGAGAAACTGGAGGATAAAATATAA
- a CDS encoding ABC transporter ATP-binding protein codes for MREFSWDILFPKSKAKRKDSENKYSGAVLEVENLTLKFGGLTAIENLSFDIQHGQIMGLIGPNGAGKTSAFNVISGFYKPTSGSIKFLGKSIGGLSPDEVCKAGMSRTFQNIRLFGHETVLQNVMIGARIRQKYSWWMTLTPFIFTDVIQEDSSVKASAMNLLSQLGLAEFADEKASSLPYGAQRRLEIARALATEPKFLLLDEPAAGMNPQESEELMNFIRKLRDEFDLTILLIEHDMKVVMNVCDYIQVLDQGVHIAKGTPAEIKANPRVIEAYLGAGASDFDEGSGE; via the coding sequence ATGCGTGAATTTTCGTGGGATATATTATTTCCTAAGAGTAAGGCCAAGCGCAAAGACTCAGAAAATAAATATTCGGGTGCAGTTCTTGAAGTTGAAAATTTGACTCTGAAGTTCGGGGGACTCACTGCAATAGAAAATTTGAGCTTTGATATACAGCACGGCCAAATAATGGGATTGATCGGGCCAAATGGAGCAGGCAAGACAAGCGCATTTAACGTCATAAGCGGATTTTACAAGCCCACTTCAGGAAGCATAAAATTTTTAGGGAAGTCAATAGGAGGCTTGAGTCCCGATGAAGTCTGCAAAGCCGGAATGAGCCGCACATTTCAGAATATAAGACTATTCGGGCATGAGACAGTTTTGCAGAATGTCATGATAGGCGCGAGAATCAGGCAAAAATATTCATGGTGGATGACTCTGACTCCGTTTATTTTCACGGACGTTATACAGGAGGACTCAAGCGTTAAAGCAAGCGCAATGAATTTATTATCACAGCTGGGACTCGCTGAATTTGCCGATGAGAAAGCCTCTTCACTTCCATACGGAGCACAGAGAAGACTCGAAATTGCCCGGGCACTTGCAACAGAGCCTAAATTTTTATTGCTTGACGAACCTGCAGCGGGCATGAATCCTCAAGAGAGTGAAGAGTTAATGAATTTTATCAGGAAATTGCGCGATGAGTTTGACCTGACTATATTATTAATCGAGCATGATATGAAGGTCGTAATGAATGTATGTGATTATATTCAAGTTTTAGATCAGGGCGTTCACATTGCGAAAGGGACTCCGGCGGAAATTAAGGCAAATCCCAGAGTCATTGAGGCATATTTAGGTGCGGGGGCTTCAGATTTTGACGAAGGGAGCGGGGAATAA
- a CDS encoding putative Ig domain-containing protein: MIVNICIDNSDNDEITPHPAPPSPPTPANMQVDVLGQGKDTDILIAGMNEKMYFDSNGYQVDEKYIRNRSYNTYGKKGLTADGNTRLILRVQTNKPGYVSFNFDEDFGATFESLAYRTNMFTTAKISTTYLDDNKYQASAVLIAPERFPENKNFPSDSFTVKVKFEADDGTTSEENINLTIEAAPVMLIHGMFSNCNETFNIGKNKGVWHELVTKGYKVYSWDYFNIDPPSKVLARDFNGLFRTLTKIFAEYSARKIACTRTDIVAHGMGGLMARKFLHKPSGEILDDGNNWTKRSYKQGAIRRVITILTPHRGSPWADILCSDNNRDKLLDLLNNPALIDPAFKIFIATILTSNIILNQTGLSELQTNINRDYGFPENVPMYAIYGDIRGTLTRKSIWELFKFGWSKGDNINIDAVEFTDLESVALFHIPRAIKKYIPKLAGKMNAAIFIIDNILPFMKIFSYVAANVIFSSQAHDTIISGTSAAGDFAGHSSVYADDLLSPLEETLLKIDHGHWEICKQRDVGCEVALLLKGSKISFKTFGAGANALKSSKSTISKILAAKQNITTGKFNFIDGLTLKAEPAVFKLSERNTQIVNLTVTSQVSISHDIYFSIVNGGNFNLFTIPANGKSSTKFEAKIKFTSQDTGMINISCFSQNPNNSDGTSMYISNVVQVVALNDLNNINIVKLDFNGDSTLYTNKDSETPAGLYAIDENGNYYDISSPLNGTEWTSTEFAKVNDNGCIYGLKEGSTTLTAKFKNLTESINITVGPAIVYDDNESDLQIITESLDKAFTGKKYNFTLKASENNIKWSHTDELPPGLDFNESGIISGIPTKSGNYTFIIIASNGTDSASKKFTIIVNASGASLEITTMTLKNGTDGKKYSFSLKAKGAKSLTWQAANLPDGLAINESTGKISGTPKEYGNFENIIITASNGNDSIQKTFSLVINPVLPKFSGKLLAGYVYKEYRSSPLKISKGSEPITWSIKEILPPGLEFDSENGIISGTPTQGFNGKITIIATNAAGESANKLTLKITAEKPAITSINNYGLKSAIIGENYIISCTGTGTPPLSWDFTGFPEGMSYDVKTGILSGIINQSGKFKININLSNSSGKTAKKKFSLQIYNPPVITSDSLPEAIYKTKYNAILTATGDKTIKWRADNLPAGLKISSKGKISGTPTAAPGEYNITVTAYNSKIPAEYSQRETSKNFTLIINNNPDPKKAYITPQNSILANNDESESDSSSKFESEIINEPEKIISSNENLFIGPERDINSININISDDYIIAAVLPEIHVNKSGLYELEIELDENAEINSKLYWLACPQNHEPSEDDSIAEFYNESGQEIFTVPENKLIIVSAWLNKDIIYAPVILVSK; encoded by the coding sequence ATGATAGTGAATATTTGCATTGATAATTCTGATAACGACGAAATAACCCCTCACCCTGCGCCTCCTTCACCGCCGACTCCCGCAAATATGCAAGTTGACGTACTCGGACAAGGTAAAGACACTGATATACTAATTGCCGGCATGAATGAAAAAATGTATTTTGACTCAAATGGTTATCAAGTTGACGAGAAATATATACGCAATCGTTCTTACAACACATACGGCAAAAAGGGACTGACAGCGGACGGAAATACGCGCTTAATTTTACGAGTTCAGACAAATAAACCCGGCTATGTGTCATTTAATTTTGATGAAGATTTCGGCGCAACTTTTGAGTCTCTTGCATATCGCACTAACATGTTTACGACTGCAAAAATTTCGACTACTTATTTAGACGATAATAAATATCAGGCTTCAGCTGTCTTAATAGCTCCTGAGAGATTCCCAGAAAATAAAAATTTTCCGTCTGACTCGTTCACTGTCAAAGTAAAATTTGAGGCTGATGACGGCACAACATCAGAAGAAAATATAAATCTTACAATTGAGGCTGCACCTGTCATGTTAATTCATGGTATGTTCAGTAATTGCAATGAGACTTTTAATATAGGCAAAAATAAGGGCGTTTGGCATGAACTCGTTACTAAAGGCTATAAAGTTTATTCATGGGACTATTTTAATATAGATCCTCCCAGTAAAGTTTTGGCACGGGATTTTAACGGATTATTCAGAACATTGACGAAAATTTTTGCTGAATACTCAGCGAGAAAAATTGCATGTACAAGAACTGATATAGTAGCTCACGGAATGGGCGGACTAATGGCGCGAAAATTTTTGCACAAACCTTCAGGAGAAATACTTGACGACGGCAATAACTGGACAAAACGTTCATATAAGCAGGGAGCTATAAGACGAGTTATAACTATTTTAACACCTCACAGGGGGAGTCCGTGGGCTGATATTTTGTGTTCGGATAATAACCGCGATAAACTTCTTGATTTATTAAATAATCCTGCATTAATTGATCCTGCTTTCAAAATATTTATAGCGACAATTTTAACGAGTAATATAATACTCAATCAAACGGGATTAAGTGAGCTTCAGACAAATATAAATCGTGATTACGGATTTCCTGAAAATGTGCCGATGTACGCAATCTATGGAGATATACGGGGGACTCTCACAAGAAAATCTATATGGGAACTTTTCAAATTCGGATGGAGTAAAGGCGATAATATTAATATTGACGCTGTAGAATTCACGGATTTAGAGTCCGTTGCTTTATTTCATATACCGAGAGCAATAAAAAAATATATTCCCAAACTGGCCGGAAAAATGAACGCCGCAATTTTCATAATTGATAATATACTTCCATTCATGAAAATATTTTCATATGTTGCAGCAAATGTAATTTTTTCAAGTCAAGCACACGACACAATAATATCCGGAACAAGTGCAGCGGGGGATTTCGCCGGACATAGCAGTGTATACGCTGATGATTTATTAAGTCCGTTAGAAGAAACGCTATTAAAAATAGATCACGGGCACTGGGAAATTTGCAAACAAAGAGATGTAGGCTGCGAGGTAGCATTACTCTTGAAAGGCAGTAAAATCAGCTTTAAAACTTTCGGAGCGGGTGCAAATGCTTTAAAATCATCAAAATCAACAATCAGCAAAATATTAGCAGCAAAACAAAATATAACGACAGGAAAATTTAACTTTATAGACGGACTTACACTAAAAGCAGAACCGGCAGTATTTAAACTTTCTGAGAGAAATACTCAAATTGTAAATCTCACAGTAACAAGTCAAGTATCTATATCGCATGATATATATTTCTCTATTGTGAACGGCGGAAATTTTAATCTTTTCACGATTCCTGCTAATGGCAAAAGCAGCACAAAATTTGAAGCAAAAATTAAATTTACAAGTCAGGATACAGGAATGATAAATATTTCTTGTTTCTCGCAAAATCCTAATAATTCAGACGGAACAAGCATGTATATTTCAAATGTTGTGCAGGTTGTTGCGCTTAATGATTTAAATAATATAAATATAGTCAAACTTGATTTTAATGGAGATTCAACACTTTATACAAATAAGGACTCAGAGACTCCCGCGGGACTCTACGCAATTGACGAAAACGGGAATTATTACGATATATCATCGCCATTAAACGGCACTGAATGGACTTCAACGGAATTTGCAAAAGTCAACGATAACGGCTGTATTTATGGACTCAAGGAAGGTAGCACGACATTAACAGCAAAATTTAAGAATTTAACCGAGTCAATAAATATTACAGTCGGCCCCGCTATTGTTTATGATGATAATGAGTCAGACTTGCAAATTATAACGGAGTCTCTTGATAAAGCATTCACAGGGAAGAAATATAATTTTACTCTCAAAGCCTCAGAAAATAATATAAAATGGTCTCACACGGACGAACTTCCCCCGGGACTTGATTTTAACGAGTCTGGCATTATAAGCGGCATTCCTACGAAATCAGGCAATTATACATTTATTATTATTGCGTCAAACGGGACTGACTCGGCCTCGAAAAAATTTACTATTATTGTGAATGCGTCAGGAGCTTCACTCGAAATCACTACAATGACTCTTAAAAACGGGACTGACGGCAAAAAATATAGTTTTTCACTCAAGGCAAAAGGCGCAAAATCTTTAACATGGCAAGCTGCGAATCTTCCCGACGGCCTGGCAATTAACGAGTCAACCGGCAAAATTTCAGGCACTCCTAAAGAATACGGCAATTTTGAGAATATAATTATTACTGCCTCAAATGGGAATGACTCAATACAGAAAACTTTCTCGCTTGTAATAAATCCCGTCTTGCCTAAGTTCTCCGGGAAGTTACTAGCCGGCTACGTTTATAAAGAATATCGCTCATCACCGTTAAAAATTTCTAAGGGGTCAGAGCCTATCACATGGAGCATTAAAGAAATATTACCCCCCGGACTTGAATTTGATTCAGAAAACGGCATAATTTCAGGGACTCCGACTCAAGGCTTTAACGGCAAAATTACTATAATTGCTACAAATGCCGCCGGAGAATCTGCTAATAAATTAACGCTTAAGATAACAGCCGAGAAACCCGCAATAACTTCAATAAATAATTACGGACTCAAATCTGCAATAATCGGCGAAAATTATATAATTTCCTGCACAGGAACAGGCACGCCCCCTTTGAGCTGGGATTTTACGGGATTCCCTGAAGGCATGAGCTATGACGTAAAAACTGGTATTCTTTCAGGAATTATTAATCAATCAGGAAAATTCAAGATTAATATAAATCTCTCTAACAGTTCGGGCAAAACCGCAAAGAAAAAATTTTCCTTACAAATCTATAATCCGCCTGTAATTACAAGTGATTCACTTCCTGAAGCAATTTACAAGACAAAATATAATGCGATTCTCACAGCAACCGGCGACAAAACTATAAAGTGGCGCGCTGATAATCTCCCGGCAGGTTTAAAAATTTCTAGCAAGGGCAAAATTTCAGGGACTCCGACTGCGGCACCGGGGGAATATAATATTACTGTTACTGCTTATAATAGCAAGATTCCCGCTGAATATTCGCAACGTGAGACGAGTAAAAATTTTACGCTCATAATAAATAATAATCCTGACCCGAAAAAAGCATATATAACTCCGCAAAATTCAATTCTTGCAAATAATGACGAGTCAGAATCGGACTCAAGCTCAAAATTTGAATCAGAAATTATTAACGAGCCTGAAAAAATTATTAGCTCAAACGAGAATTTATTTATAGGCCCTGAACGTGATATTAATTCTATCAATATAAATATTTCTGATGATTATATAATTGCTGCTGTATTGCCTGAGATTCACGTTAATAAAAGCGGTCTCTATGAACTTGAAATCGAACTAGACGAGAACGCAGAAATTAACTCAAAATTATACTGGCTGGCATGTCCGCAAAATCATGAGCCTTCAGAAGATGACTCAATCGCTGAATTCTATAACGAATCAGGCCAAGAAATTTTTACAGTCCCGGAAAATAAATTAATTATTGTCTCTGCGTGGCTGAATAAAGATATAATTTATGCGCCTGTTATTCTTGTCAGCAAATAA
- a CDS encoding S8 family serine peptidase encodes MRKILFALLLVLIVSSPALSGNYYKDGEVLAVFRVPDGLQISESGARVANIAASVNAGIAENYETLSEVDGQIFVLIRSENKTTQELIDSLKANPEVISVSPNYYIYSSEIIIPNDPSVDQCWGLDKIRAPEVWPNTTGNKNIYVCVIDSGMYKHPDLLENISLDLCQNFATVSGEHDLNFTSWDVDRIAHGTHVSGTIGAVGNNNIGVAGVNWQVNLFSVRVFDDNEYETISKEIRAINYIISILQKYPDLKLAAINMSLSACLPVTPEKMCDDVYYMAFKALDNLDRTLVIAGAGNSGLEINKPAPFDDPTSANDFKTGGYFYPANFTGLKNFITVSAIDSSDLAAHFTNWGESVDISAPGVGILSTYSPLANNRLYRVLSGTSMAAPHVTGAAALLLSAFPDATPQQIKSALLNGADKEINPLVYPYDYSVKLNLRAAINRIDSQIKSGDIPAESRDIQIQLVEDNNIYRA; translated from the coding sequence ATGCGGAAAATTTTATTTGCTTTACTTCTCGTGTTAATAGTGAGTTCGCCCGCCTTATCAGGAAATTATTATAAAGATGGTGAAGTGTTAGCAGTCTTCAGAGTTCCCGACGGCCTGCAAATTTCTGAATCCGGTGCAAGAGTCGCAAATATTGCCGCGTCAGTTAATGCCGGTATAGCAGAAAATTATGAGACTCTTTCTGAAGTTGACGGACAAATTTTTGTGTTAATACGTTCAGAAAATAAGACGACTCAAGAATTAATTGACTCGTTAAAAGCAAATCCGGAAGTTATAAGCGTCTCACCTAATTATTATATTTATTCAAGTGAAATTATTATCCCTAATGATCCTAGTGTTGATCAATGCTGGGGACTTGATAAGATTCGCGCGCCTGAAGTTTGGCCGAACACAACAGGGAACAAAAATATTTATGTCTGTGTGATTGATTCGGGAATGTATAAGCACCCTGATTTACTCGAAAATATTTCGCTTGATTTATGTCAGAATTTCGCAACAGTCAGCGGCGAACATGATTTAAATTTTACAAGCTGGGACGTTGACAGGATAGCACACGGGACTCACGTTTCAGGCACTATCGGAGCAGTCGGCAATAATAATATCGGGGTCGCCGGAGTAAACTGGCAAGTAAACTTATTTTCTGTCAGAGTCTTTGACGACAACGAATACGAGACAATAAGCAAAGAAATACGGGCAATAAATTATATTATCTCAATCCTGCAAAAATATCCTGATTTAAAACTTGCCGCAATAAATATGTCTCTCAGCGCATGTTTACCCGTAACGCCCGAAAAAATGTGCGATGATGTTTATTATATGGCATTCAAGGCACTTGATAATTTAGACAGGACTCTAGTAATTGCCGGTGCTGGTAATTCAGGACTCGAAATAAACAAGCCTGCTCCGTTCGATGATCCTACAAGTGCAAATGATTTTAAGACAGGGGGATATTTTTATCCGGCAAATTTCACGGGACTTAAAAATTTTATAACTGTCTCAGCAATTGACTCAAGTGATTTAGCAGCACATTTTACTAACTGGGGAGAAAGTGTCGATATTTCTGCTCCCGGAGTAGGAATCTTAAGCACTTATTCACCGCTCGCAAATAATAGACTTTATAGAGTCTTAAGCGGGACATCAATGGCAGCACCTCACGTAACAGGAGCAGCAGCTTTATTATTATCGGCATTTCCCGACGCTACACCTCAGCAAATAAAATCGGCCCTGCTTAATGGAGCTGACAAAGAAATAAATCCCCTTGTGTATCCGTATGATTATTCAGTAAAACTTAATTTGAGGGCAGCAATAAATAGAATTGACTCGCAAATAAAATCAGGAGACATTCCCGCAGAGTCAAGAGATATACAAATCCAGCTCGTTGAAGATAATAATATTTATAGAGCATAA
- a CDS encoding acyl-CoA thioesterase — MGVAYHANYFNWFEMGRSDLCRANGKSFALWEDEGILLPVVEAHCRFKSSLFYEDEIIIETTISKLSRVSVTFSCKIFNANSNKLAAEGYTKHAFTSKDGKLLRDGNALESWLNELLSKYES, encoded by the coding sequence ATGGGAGTCGCCTATCACGCAAATTATTTTAACTGGTTCGAGATGGGACGGAGCGATTTATGCAGGGCAAACGGCAAAAGTTTCGCACTCTGGGAAGACGAGGGAATATTACTCCCAGTTGTAGAAGCTCATTGCAGATTTAAATCATCACTCTTTTATGAGGACGAAATTATAATCGAGACGACTATATCAAAACTTTCACGGGTTAGCGTAACTTTTTCATGCAAAATTTTTAATGCGAACTCTAATAAATTAGCCGCAGAAGGTTACACAAAACACGCTTTCACTTCCAAAGACGGCAAATTATTACGTGATGGCAACGCGCTCGAGTCATGGCTCAATGAACTATTAAGCAAATATGAATCATAA